A section of the Ovis canadensis isolate MfBH-ARS-UI-01 breed Bighorn chromosome 1, ARS-UI_OviCan_v2, whole genome shotgun sequence genome encodes:
- the MAGEF1 gene encoding melanoma-associated antigen F1, whose amino-acid sequence MLQKPESGALPIPQAEREMDGSHDGETQPLTASQEMAPSPLLQESPEEDLGAVREEGASEPSLTPKGARALAAKTLPRRRACRRVDRTVAELVQFLLLKDRKKSPITRSEMVKYVIGDLKDLFPEIIARAAEHLRYVFGFELKQLDRKHHTYILINKLKPIEHEEEALGGDGPRLGLLMMILGLIYMKGNSAREAQVWAMLRRLGVRPSKYHFLFGYPKRLIMEDFVQLRYLNYRRVPHTNPPECEFSWGPRSNLETSKMKVLGFVAKLHKKEPQHWPVQYREALADEADRARAGASVRARASTHLW is encoded by the coding sequence ATGTTGCAGAAACCCGAGAGCGGGGCTCTCCCCATCCCTCAGGCGGAGAGGGAGATGGATGGCAGCCATGACGGTGAGACCCAGCCTCTGACCGCCTCGCAGGAGATGGCCCCGAGCCCCCTCCTGCAGGAGAGCCCCGAGGAGGACCTTGGCGCTGTAAGGGAGGAGGGGGCTTCGGAACCCTCTCTCACCCCGAAAGGCGCGAGGGCTTTGGCAGCCAAAACCTTGCCCCGGCGTAGAGCCTGCCGCCGTGTGGATCGGACGGTAGCCGAGTTGGTGCAATTTCTGCTGTTGAAGGACAGGAAGAAGAGCCCCATCACTCGCTCCGAGATGGTGAAATACGTTATCGGAGACTTAAAGGATCTATTCCCTGAGATCATCGCAAGGGCCGCAGAGCATCTGCGGTACGTCTTCGGTTTCGAGCTGAAACAGCTTGACCGCAAGCACCACACTTACATCCTGATCAACAAGCTAAAACCTATTGAGCATGAGGAGGAGGCTCTGGGAGGAGATGGCCCCAGGTTGGGTCTCTTAATGATGATCTTGGGCCTTATCTACATGAAAGGTAATAGCGCCAGAGAGGCACAGGTCTGGGCGATGCTGCGTCGGTTGGGGGTGCGTCCCTCAAAGTATCACTTCCTCTTTGGGTACCCGAAGAGGCTTATTATGGAAGATTTCGTGCAGCTGAGATACCTCAATTACAGGCGTGTGCCTCACACCAACCCACCGGAATGTGAATTCTCTTGGGGTCCCCGAAGCAACTTGGAAACCAGCAAGATGAAAGTCCTGGGGTTCGTGGCCAAGCTCCATAAGAAAGAACCCCAACACTGGCCAGTGCAGTACCGTGAGGCCCTGGCAGATGAGGCTGATAGGGCCAGAGCTGGGGCCAGTGTGAGGGCTAGGGCCAGCACTCACCTCTGGTGA